One window from the genome of Pyrobaculum ferrireducens encodes:
- a CDS encoding MFS transporter, with product MGLSYWLRGNVGAMIISWFLFAISGSLTFPYLSKYLHLLGASDIEIGVVRSLGSLAVLLTILPGGVLTDVIGRKRSIVIGTWGIALVQFLYAVVDDWRQFAAVYVVDWALHFYQPALTAILLDSLPPEKRGGGMMLTAVLPQIPWLFLPPVGGYLLDYMGLMGMRLSFIISGVISTSVAVLRMKALQETIQVKPLDRETLMREVAQSYIFWRGLFSIPRFVAYVTLLGFLTSLAGIALQTFGVLYATGVIGIDNTSWGVIQSATTAVGIFFGIVLMPVIDKAPRVTALFSGLMLMAVGYFMIGVWSNVVALVTAAIIVGIGGEVAMSIRRALVGDYITPENRGKIMGATLALEYLGSIAGGLTVAYLYSASPRYAFIFSGAVLLIAAAPLVKEALQAR from the coding sequence GTGGGTCTCTCGTACTGGCTTAGGGGAAACGTCGGCGCTATGATAATCTCCTGGTTTTTATTCGCCATATCTGGCTCGCTGACTTTTCCCTATCTGTCGAAGTATCTGCACCTGCTGGGGGCCTCGGATATTGAGATAGGCGTGGTGCGCTCTCTGGGCTCTCTCGCTGTGTTGCTCACGATTCTGCCGGGGGGCGTTTTAACCGACGTGATTGGTAGGAAGCGGTCTATTGTTATTGGCACGTGGGGTATTGCGCTTGTGCAGTTTCTCTACGCCGTTGTAGACGACTGGAGGCAGTTCGCGGCTGTCTACGTGGTGGACTGGGCGCTCCACTTCTACCAACCCGCCTTAACTGCTATACTGCTGGACTCGCTACCGCCGGAGAAGAGGGGAGGGGGGATGATGCTCACGGCGGTGCTTCCCCAGATCCCCTGGCTCTTCCTGCCGCCGGTGGGGGGCTATCTGCTTGACTACATGGGTTTGATGGGGATGCGGCTCTCTTTCATAATTTCCGGCGTCATCTCCACGTCGGTGGCGGTGCTCCGCATGAAGGCTCTGCAGGAGACAATACAAGTCAAGCCGTTGGATAGAGAGACGCTTATGAGGGAGGTGGCGCAGTCTTACATATTTTGGCGCGGCCTCTTCTCAATACCCCGCTTCGTAGCCTATGTAACTCTCTTGGGGTTTTTGACGTCGCTGGCCGGCATAGCTCTGCAGACATTTGGCGTGCTCTACGCCACGGGCGTCATAGGTATTGACAACACTTCTTGGGGGGTGATTCAGAGCGCCACCACCGCAGTTGGCATATTCTTCGGCATCGTCTTGATGCCGGTTATCGACAAGGCGCCGCGCGTCACGGCGCTGTTCTCGGGACTTATGCTAATGGCCGTGGGGTACTTCATGATCGGGGTCTGGTCAAACGTCGTGGCGCTGGTCACAGCGGCTATAATCGTCGGCATAGGCGGCGAGGTGGCCATGTCTATAAGGAGGGCCCTGGTGGGTGACTACATAACTCCGGAAAACAGGGGGAAGATCATGGGGGCCACCCTCGCCTTGGAATACCTAGGATCGATCGCGGGCGGCTTGACAGTGGCGTATCTATACTCGGCCTCGCCCCGCTACGCGTTTATTTTCTCCGGCGCGGTGCTTCTCATAGCCGCGGCTCCGTTGGTAAAAGAGGCGCTTCAAGCCCGCTAG
- a CDS encoding universal stress protein, translated as MEVIVVGYDGSPQAKKALEKARKIAEKFGSKIYVVHVIDTAVLSLSDMFSSPAVLASLKEKAEQLIKEALAALGPRAEGKVVEGDPAHEIVKFAREVNASLIILGARGLSTIRRILMGSVSSRVVQESPIDVLIVKG; from the coding sequence ATGGAGGTAATAGTAGTTGGCTACGACGGCTCTCCACAAGCAAAAAAAGCACTAGAAAAGGCGAGGAAGATAGCTGAGAAATTCGGCTCTAAGATATACGTCGTACACGTCATAGACACAGCCGTTTTATCTCTGTCAGATATGTTCTCCTCACCGGCGGTGCTCGCCAGTCTTAAAGAAAAGGCTGAGCAACTAATAAAGGAGGCTCTGGCGGCTCTGGGCCCCCGCGCCGAGGGGAAGGTCGTCGAGGGGGACCCGGCGCACGAGATTGTCAAGTTTGCAAGAGAGGTTAACGCGTCGTTGATTATACTCGGGGCAAGGGGGCTGTCGACTATCAGGAGGATACTGATGGGAAGCGTCTCCTCTAGAGTGGTGCAGGAGTCCCCCATAGACGTATTGATTGTAAAGGGCTAG
- a CDS encoding ATPase, whose product MRQVKVVLVSSLDGGVGKTTIATVLGVKKGLSLLVDMDWEKSDLSQLFRVPRKAGWLAPFLRGELPYVHRVSPMLYVMPGYEAYEIYQRMGEDVVGDFVEAMLEWVEHLPKFVTKLRLPVDTVFIDSTAALRLEVLSRLQQMGVYNIFIADRRLIARISDVKAEQYRRYMAYSSLVAVNLLERDELKMARKITPIAVKRVAIGEYYGEAVANDVLRDRDNRKAVDQILARIKTA is encoded by the coding sequence ATGAGGCAGGTGAAGGTGGTGCTGGTCTCTTCTCTAGACGGCGGGGTGGGGAAGACAACCATAGCCACGGTGCTTGGAGTGAAGAAGGGGCTGTCTCTGCTGGTTGACATGGATTGGGAAAAGAGCGATTTATCTCAGCTGTTTAGAGTGCCGAGGAAGGCGGGGTGGCTGGCGCCGTTTCTCAGAGGGGAGTTGCCCTACGTCCATAGAGTGTCGCCAATGCTCTACGTCATGCCGGGGTACGAGGCTTATGAGATCTATCAGAGGATGGGCGAGGACGTGGTGGGGGACTTCGTCGAGGCTATGCTTGAGTGGGTTGAACACCTGCCTAAGTTCGTGACTAAGTTGCGCTTACCTGTGGACACTGTCTTCATAGACAGTACGGCGGCGCTGAGGCTGGAGGTGCTGTCTAGGCTACAGCAGATGGGTGTCTACAACATCTTCATTGCCGATCGCCGGCTTATCGCGCGTATATCCGACGTCAAGGCTGAGCAGTACCGCCGCTACATGGCCTACTCCTCTCTCGTCGCCGTGAACCTCTTGGAGAGGGATGAGTTGAAGATGGCGAGGAAAATCACGCCTATTGCCGTAAAGAGAGTGGCGATTGGGGAGTACTACGGAGAGGCGGTGGCGAACGACGTGTTGAGGGACAGGGATAATAGAAAGGCGGTTGACCAGATACTGGCACGTATAAAGACGGCATGA
- a CDS encoding type II/IV secretion system ATPase subunit, with product MIYAHADSTLKSRCWLRREGVLVDRGVRTDVCITDDMMYVVIDPEVPDDLQTALLLIMFRGAVPPDEREYPKLIKSVAEGLRDRAVWAMYKDYREVVHYLLDRWSGAREYMGYGALEALMRDPLLTEIVIPQPTAPAAKYTYVPKSLREQLEYIKFQMVELGRYRRVVAVRNEVRMPTNIVIPEPLMYVVVKQLLPSLTMDRPMLTREDPVNKARIAADLLEYNVNIRKMSAVPKPSKSLLKPYTTKPKVAEEYAARGPVHRPEGLEVLALASLVLEMRGSVFFSGGMGSGKTTQLNQLLYLVPPWFQVVVVERGAREIWAPLDGQLLHISVPSEDKLWAALDQALRYGTMHTVVALAEARTPQELRTLVNYKLTGHGALTTMHADTVRDVLLRITEAEAPPEGLDGTLVIQLSAVGGARYVKEAKAVVAGGREVKVVDLAELTPRVASYVEEMYGVDLRRELALRIEALVKAGEVEDPMSARSAIVEMLWLDRVDFKSILEEEAARFGYV from the coding sequence ATGATCTACGCCCACGCCGACTCTACTTTAAAAAGCCGTTGCTGGCTTAGGCGGGAGGGGGTGCTTGTGGATAGGGGGGTGAGGACCGACGTCTGCATTACAGACGACATGATGTACGTCGTCATAGATCCAGAGGTGCCGGATGACCTGCAGACGGCTCTCCTCCTTATTATGTTCCGCGGCGCCGTGCCGCCTGACGAGAGGGAGTACCCCAAGCTTATCAAGTCTGTTGCGGAGGGCCTGAGAGACCGCGCGGTGTGGGCGATGTACAAGGATTACAGAGAGGTGGTGCACTACCTCCTCGACCGCTGGTCGGGGGCTAGGGAGTATATGGGCTACGGGGCGCTGGAGGCGCTGATGCGGGATCCCCTCCTCACGGAGATCGTCATACCGCAACCGACGGCACCGGCGGCTAAGTACACCTACGTGCCCAAGTCGCTGAGGGAGCAGTTGGAGTATATCAAGTTCCAGATGGTGGAGCTTGGGCGATACCGGAGGGTGGTGGCTGTGCGTAACGAGGTGAGGATGCCCACCAACATAGTTATCCCGGAGCCCCTTATGTACGTCGTGGTGAAGCAGTTGCTCCCTTCCCTCACCATGGACCGTCCCATGCTCACGAGGGAGGATCCGGTGAACAAGGCGAGGATAGCCGCAGATCTGCTGGAGTACAACGTGAACATAAGGAAGATGTCGGCAGTCCCGAAGCCCTCTAAATCTCTGCTGAAGCCCTACACGACGAAGCCGAAGGTGGCTGAAGAGTACGCCGCACGGGGCCCGGTCCACCGGCCAGAGGGGCTTGAGGTTCTGGCTTTGGCCTCTCTTGTCTTAGAGATGAGGGGTAGCGTTTTCTTCTCAGGAGGGATGGGGTCGGGAAAAACGACGCAGCTGAACCAGCTTCTGTACCTAGTCCCGCCTTGGTTCCAGGTGGTGGTGGTGGAGAGGGGGGCTAGGGAGATCTGGGCCCCCCTCGACGGCCAGTTGCTTCACATCTCTGTGCCGTCTGAAGACAAGCTGTGGGCCGCCCTCGACCAGGCCCTGCGCTACGGCACGATGCATACCGTGGTGGCTCTAGCCGAGGCCAGGACTCCGCAGGAGCTACGCACGTTGGTGAACTACAAACTCACGGGCCACGGCGCCCTTACGACGATGCACGCAGACACAGTGAGGGACGTCCTGTTGCGCATCACAGAGGCCGAGGCGCCGCCCGAGGGGCTAGACGGCACGCTTGTAATTCAGCTATCTGCTGTGGGCGGCGCCAGGTATGTTAAGGAGGCGAAGGCTGTGGTGGCCGGCGGCCGGGAGGTGAAGGTGGTGGACCTGGCGGAGCTGACGCCGCGCGTAGCCTCATACGTCGAGGAGATGTACGGCGTCGATTTGCGGAGGGAGCTCGCGCTGAGGATAGAAGCCCTGGTCAAGGCCGGCGAGGTGGAGGACCCCATGTCGGCTAGGTCTGCTATTGTGGAGATGTTGTGGCTAGATAGGGTGGATTTCAAGTCTATACTTGAGGAGGAGGCGGCTAGGTTCGGCTATGTCTAA
- a CDS encoding preprotein translocase subunit Sec61beta has product MARRRKYEGLNPFVAAGLIKFSEEGELEKIKLTPRAAIAISIAIIAALIAINAVLPPP; this is encoded by the coding sequence ATGGCGCGTCGGAGGAAGTACGAGGGCCTCAACCCATTCGTCGCCGCTGGCCTCATTAAATTCAGCGAGGAGGGTGAGCTGGAGAAAATCAAGCTAACCCCCAGAGCCGCCATAGCCATATCCATAGCCATAATAGCGGCCTTAATTGCGATAAACGCAGTACTCCCACCACCATAA
- a CDS encoding ABC transporter substrate-binding protein, translating into MNKTLVAGIVAVLILLAIVAVLMTQAPPAQTPTTTPSTQTTPGQTTTTTTTPTQTATQQAAVLTIGVTDKVTDLDPSNAYDFFTWEVLYNTMAGLVRYKPGTTDLEPDLAESWTAQDGGKVWVFKLRPNLKFCDGTPLTAQDVKRSIDRVMKINGDPAWLVTDFVERVEAPNATTVVFYLKKPVSYFLALVATPPYFPVHPRYNPDKVDSDQTAGGAGPYCIKTFVRDQQIVLEANPYYYGPKPQFTQVVVRFYKDATTLRLALERGEVDIAWRTLNPPDVEALRATGKYKVVEVPGSFIRYIVLNLNMPELKDVKVRQALAAAVCRKDIANVVYRGTVAPLFTLIPQGMWSSYPVFQEKYGDCNTDLAKQLLQQAGYGAGKKLNIELWYTPTHYGDTEKDLAAVLKEQWEATGAVSVTIKSAEWATYVQQLRSGAMMVSLLGWYPDYIDPDDYTTPFLRSGSNKWLGNGYSNPQMDQILDKASTELSQQAREQLYRQAQQILAEDVPIIPLIQGRLFIVTKPNIQVVVDPTMILRYWAIKT; encoded by the coding sequence ATGAATAAAACACTTGTAGCAGGCATAGTAGCGGTACTAATTCTGTTGGCCATCGTTGCTGTGTTAATGACGCAGGCACCGCCAGCCCAGACCCCGACAACCACTCCATCGACACAGACAACTCCCGGGCAGACTACTACCACAACAACTACGCCTACTCAGACCGCGACTCAACAAGCCGCTGTGTTGACTATCGGCGTGACTGACAAAGTCACCGACCTGGACCCGTCTAACGCGTACGACTTCTTTACATGGGAGGTGCTCTACAACACAATGGCGGGCCTCGTGAGATATAAGCCTGGGACAACCGATTTGGAGCCGGACCTCGCCGAGAGCTGGACAGCGCAGGACGGCGGCAAGGTCTGGGTGTTTAAACTGAGGCCTAACCTCAAGTTCTGCGACGGCACGCCCCTCACGGCACAGGACGTGAAAAGGTCGATTGACCGGGTTATGAAGATAAACGGCGACCCAGCGTGGCTGGTGACCGACTTCGTAGAGAGGGTGGAGGCCCCCAACGCCACCACCGTCGTCTTCTACCTAAAGAAGCCCGTGTCTTACTTCCTCGCGCTGGTGGCGACCCCGCCCTACTTCCCGGTGCACCCCAGGTACAACCCCGACAAGGTGGACTCGGACCAGACGGCCGGCGGCGCCGGGCCCTACTGTATAAAGACCTTTGTGAGGGACCAGCAGATAGTGCTGGAGGCGAACCCCTACTACTACGGCCCCAAGCCCCAGTTCACCCAGGTAGTTGTTAGGTTCTATAAAGACGCCACAACCCTGAGGCTCGCCCTTGAGAGAGGCGAGGTGGACATCGCGTGGAGGACGCTCAACCCACCTGACGTGGAGGCACTGAGGGCGACTGGGAAGTACAAGGTGGTGGAGGTGCCGGGCTCCTTCATTAGGTACATAGTCCTCAACCTCAACATGCCTGAGCTTAAAGACGTCAAGGTGAGGCAGGCCCTCGCCGCCGCCGTATGCAGGAAAGACATTGCAAACGTGGTGTACCGCGGCACCGTGGCGCCCCTATTCACGCTGATACCCCAGGGCATGTGGTCCTCCTACCCGGTTTTCCAAGAGAAGTACGGCGACTGCAACACCGACCTCGCCAAGCAGTTGCTCCAGCAGGCAGGGTACGGCGCGGGGAAGAAGCTGAACATTGAGCTGTGGTACACCCCGACCCACTACGGCGACACTGAGAAGGACCTCGCCGCGGTGCTGAAGGAGCAGTGGGAGGCCACCGGCGCGGTGTCTGTGACTATTAAATCCGCCGAGTGGGCCACGTACGTACAGCAGTTGAGAAGCGGCGCCATGATGGTATCCCTCCTGGGCTGGTACCCCGACTACATAGACCCAGACGACTACACCACGCCGTTTTTGAGAAGCGGCTCCAACAAGTGGCTGGGCAACGGCTACAGCAACCCGCAGATGGACCAGATACTAGACAAGGCGTCCACCGAGCTCAGCCAGCAGGCAAGAGAACAACTCTACAGACAGGCGCAGCAGATCCTCGCGGAGGACGTCCCCATCATCCCCCTGATACAGGGCAGGCTCTTCATAGTGACCAAGCCCAACATCCAGGTGGTAGTCGACCCCACGATGATTCTACGGTACTGGGCAATTAAAACCTAG
- a CDS encoding ATP:cob(I)alamin adenosyltransferase produces MPVLSKPCVLAGTCPGDLGDTEVLWLGRQMCVSKASNIIKVFGALEAALGYINYAAVVCRRQGKCLSRAYWSLFNLGLYLATGDDKYYGRSLYMLNKAMRCILPLLPDSHLGWLYCLDRCCAAVNNARAWVRWAERRMAAVEEGREAILVLNHLGNVLFEAMRTCRHGVKTSRGFVVVKPTHPPASLPYWW; encoded by the coding sequence GTGCCTGTATTAAGCAAGCCTTGTGTATTGGCGGGGACCTGCCCGGGTGATCTGGGCGACACAGAGGTTCTGTGGCTGGGGCGCCAGATGTGCGTCTCGAAGGCGTCGAACATCATCAAGGTGTTCGGCGCCTTGGAGGCCGCCCTGGGGTACATAAACTACGCGGCTGTGGTGTGTAGAAGACAGGGAAAATGTCTGAGTAGGGCCTACTGGTCTTTGTTTAATCTAGGTCTCTACCTAGCCACAGGCGACGATAAATACTACGGTAGGAGTCTATATATGCTTAACAAGGCTATGAGGTGCATCTTACCTCTCCTGCCCGACTCCCACCTGGGGTGGCTGTACTGCCTAGACAGGTGTTGCGCGGCTGTTAACAACGCCAGGGCCTGGGTGAGGTGGGCCGAGAGGAGAATGGCCGCCGTGGAGGAGGGCAGAGAAGCCATCCTAGTGCTGAATCACCTAGGTAACGTGTTGTTTGAAGCCATGAGGACGTGCAGACACGGCGTCAAGACCTCCAGAGGATTCGTCGTGGTGAAGCCCACCCACCCGCCTGCGTCTCTGCCGTATTGGTGGTAG
- a CDS encoding CBS domain-containing protein: MKAEIIARKPPITATPDMRIKDVAKILAEKRIGLVVIVDKAQPDVVIGVVSERDIVRAVANNVDLNQPVKEIMTSPVITVEGEEPIWNVAKIMREHNIRHVVVTNKGRLYGVISIRDMVAEESVLKSLVEYGTPEEHRPSAD, translated from the coding sequence ATGAAAGCCGAAATTATAGCCAGGAAACCGCCTATTACCGCAACTCCCGATATGCGTATTAAAGACGTTGCCAAGATTCTGGCGGAGAAGAGAATTGGTCTAGTAGTGATTGTGGACAAGGCGCAGCCCGACGTCGTGATTGGCGTGGTTTCTGAACGAGACATCGTGAGGGCAGTGGCTAACAACGTAGATCTTAACCAGCCGGTTAAGGAGATAATGACCTCCCCAGTAATAACTGTTGAGGGGGAGGAGCCTATTTGGAACGTGGCTAAGATTATGCGGGAGCACAACATTAGGCACGTAGTTGTTACAAACAAAGGCAGGCTTTACGGTGTGATATCTATAAGAGACATGGTGGCAGAAGAGTCCGTATTAAAGAGTCTCGTGGAGTACGGCACACCGGAGGAACATAGACCAAGCGCCGATTAA
- a CDS encoding sulfite exporter TauE/SafE family protein, translating into MYWVAVLAGFLGGFLGPLIGVGGGVVIVPILNLSGVEFQTAVAASLFSIAVTSLTSIYNYRRSLSTSLLLRYMAFSVVAAVASAFISVKFSGSWIKLIYGVYLIIIGVVLLLNKRPGRPAPWLGYMLVFIGGFVSSLFGVGGGTIFVPALILVSGMEAKIAAAMSMGVILPTALASTLTYAWLGVLELGLAVFIALGSFVGSFIASRYVMPRLGSSSVKRLFVGYVFAVGVYYLWSNLALALS; encoded by the coding sequence ATGTATTGGGTCGCCGTCCTGGCTGGATTCTTGGGGGGTTTTCTCGGGCCTCTCATCGGCGTGGGGGGTGGAGTTGTGATTGTGCCTATATTGAATCTGTCAGGTGTGGAGTTCCAGACCGCGGTGGCGGCTAGTCTGTTTTCTATAGCGGTGACCTCTCTCACCTCTATCTATAACTACAGGCGGAGTTTAAGCACGTCGTTGTTGTTGAGGTATATGGCGTTTTCTGTCGTTGCTGCGGTAGCCAGCGCCTTCATATCTGTGAAGTTTTCTGGGAGTTGGATTAAGCTGATTTATGGAGTCTACCTAATTATTATCGGGGTGGTTTTGTTGCTTAATAAGAGGCCTGGTAGGCCGGCGCCGTGGCTGGGTTACATGCTTGTGTTTATAGGGGGGTTTGTCTCCTCGCTTTTCGGCGTGGGCGGGGGGACTATTTTCGTACCTGCGCTCATCCTGGTGTCCGGTATGGAGGCTAAGATCGCGGCGGCGATGAGCATGGGCGTTATTTTACCCACCGCACTGGCGTCGACTCTCACATATGCGTGGCTTGGCGTGCTGGAGCTGGGGCTGGCTGTGTTTATCGCCTTGGGTAGCTTTGTCGGCTCTTTTATCGCGAGTAGATACGTGATGCCTCGACTGGGGTCTAGCTCTGTAAAGAGGCTGTTCGTGGGCTATGTGTTTGCAGTAGGTGTGTACTACCTATGGAGTAACCTTGCCCTGGCCTTGTCTTAG